The window gtaataaataaaatagagatCATATATTGGAAACTGCTGAAGGATGAACTTAGTAGAGAGAATGATgatagtaactgtttgtttcattgGACGGAGGTCCTGCGTTAAGGGGTGACATGGGTGCATAACCTGAGTATTGAGTTATCTCGTAAATTTTCATGTCTGCTTTGGTGTCATCAGatattatattattgataaaaaatggGTGATTAGAAGAATTATAGTAGGGGTCAACTCTCACGTGGCCAGAGGCTAGTATGGTAGGATAAAGTCAGACCACGAGTAAATAGTCCGAACTGGTGAGGATCTAGCCCACTATACTGTGAGTAATTCGTGTTGATCTGCGGACTACAACACGTCGTTTCCAGTTTATGGTTTTCACTACCATCTATCAAGGAGCGTTCATGACAGTTATAGTTGTCTGTGTTAATAGCTACTGTCAGCAGCTGAGATTTGGCAGGCAGAGAGGAGACAACATGCTGCTGACCCTGGTTGGAATTGATAATCTGTCCCGAATGTTGTGGTGGATAAGGAGAAGGGTTGTCAGGAGGCTTTCTAGAAGTGTCCGCCGATTTCAGGTGCGGTGGAGAAACACCGATCTTCGATTCTGTACTTTgctgtttctgttgttgttcgATGGCTTTATGTGCTTGTCGAAACACTTCTTTCTTTTGACATTTGAGTCTTTTTTTGGCGACCATTTTCAAACATGTTTCCAGAGTCTGGGTGCAGTGTCCAAAAGCTTCCTTTACCTGGCTTTTCTTGTGTTCGTGCAACTTTGACAAAACAATCATTAAAGCTCAGACTGTGACGAACGGAATTCTGCCAACGCTGCTGGTTCTGCTGATAATATTGAAACAAATCCATGATGAACTGATAGATCTCGCTGAGGGTTAACATCTTGCTTGGACAGTTCTGAATAGCCATCGTGATcaataaaatgtatgaataagGAGGCTTGGCGTGTGTGTAACTACGTCGGTAAACTTTATCCGGGCGTCCACGCCCCATCGGTACATTGGATGAACTAGCTACACTTTCGGTACCAGAGGGTGAAGGGCCGAGGCGACCACACATAAAAAACTCCGTGCTGGGAACAGTTGCTACATTCATAGAATTAAGTCCAGTCACTGTATTCATACAGGACTGGGTAGTTGTATCATTAATTTCTAAGCATAGAGAACTCATTCTTCCAATAGGATAAGTTTGTGGAACTTGAGTCATACATGAAGGCCCTCCACTTATCCCCATTCCTACTGGAGGTCCCATGAAATCTATAATTGCAGTAGAAGTCATGTTAGTGGATGTAGAATCAATGTTGGGACCAAATCCTTCTGTGGTATAATTCAGAGTGAGACTTGAACCTGTGTTGATACTGGTCGTGCTGTACGTATTGGTCATACTACTCATAGTTTGCAAAGAATTCATTGTAATCTGAACGTCCTCTTAACCTTTCGCGTAATCATAATTATTAGTTTCGTTTAACCTTGAAACGAAGTGTAAGGTTTGTAAAAAGCAACATTAAATTTCGTTGTAAATATAATTCACAAAGTCAATTGTAACATAACTCTTATTTCTTTCTTACTCACATTCGAATATGGTCTTATCGCTCTAGACTTTTAATGGTTTCGGTAAATGAAGGTTCAGTTGATGCCtgttaactttcttttaatataatattttatcactacTCTACACTTTATCACAAACTTGACGATAACAGGTAGCTGATACAGACATTAATCTGAGATCTGATAAGAACGCAGTTCTCAGCTCAACAAATTATATTCTCCAAACAAACATTGCTGGTTAGCTCTTATCAAGTCACAACGAAAATCCTGATAGAGTGAAGAGAACAACCCACCAAAGAGAGTTAGTTATGCGGACAATCGACTACCATCACTTGGGTACCGATCCTGTGAAAATACGCCTGCCGACGAACTGTGTACATAAAGCTACGCCCTTCTTTGTTTGAATGCAAATCTGGCACAGAAAGCTTCAAATTAGCCTTGAGTTACGCCTccagttctaatacccataccagctgtcttgagaatatatttttacttcaagcgggttccTTGTTATCACGAATTACGCCGACACTGTTATTCTTATTGGATGATATGTAGAAACGTCACCTAACTCCGCCTCCTTACCAAACTCCCTTTCTTCTAGAGTATTAATAACGATGGTAAGTTTAGCGTCATCGTGAGGTGAAAGTCAGTTTAGAATACGGACTGGCTgtattaataactaaatacatacatcATATCCGCAATCAGTTGTGAGTCTTGTAACCAGATTTTATCTTTCTGTAATATATGTTAGCAGAATGTTAGAGAAAAGTGCAATCATAACCACACTTCAAATAGGAGTTATGCCACTATGTtgatatacagaaaatatatgtGCTGTATTTTACTACGATTCTTCTGCATTTTATATCACGTGCATAGAGGAAAGGTTTTTTACGTCTGTAGTCATGAAAATAGAAAAATTCACATAAAGGGTGATCATATTTTGTTCAACCAGCACAATGGAAGTCAAATAGAAGTAGTATTTGACTTTTGACTGTtactgttaaaatgaaaataggaATATAATGTTCATAGCtcataatagaaaaacaaaaaataactcgTTAggcttcgtgcaaagctatttgagatagcagtccctaattttgtatttatacgtTAGAAAAATGGCAAATAATCAGCATCACTTATCGCAAACTTTTTGGGTTATTTTGATCGAATAGCAGGATTTGGATGTCACGTTTAGAATGCACTCATGACCTCAGCGTAGTATAAGAGCAATTTCTTTTTTCGGTAACTTGACGACAGTTTGGCACGGCGAATAAAAGAGCTCATCTAAAAATGAAAACGATTTTTACTGTCTGTTATGGTGGGTACTTAAATTGTAGTTAAATATTCTTATTAGATTTCGATAGAGAAGAATAAACTAATTGTAgaactattaattaaaaacaagtaaatattgaTAGAACTAACTTGAAATACACGAAAGACTGTCTACTTGTAACaagatatatttatgatataaaaacgaTTGTAAAACTATAGTAATGTATCgctcaaaattcaacaaataaatttctgaaacaaatcaCAGTGGAATTGGTTTCTTATGAAATCACGCTAAattggaataataaaatgtagggtaatatgatttttattatatgatgAATGTTTCGTGtgcttatattttaaaagtacaaaaatcatatatgtatatatatttaatagtaagatatattaaaaactaagtAACCCATTCatatttcctgtattttaatttatgatataAGAAAACAGTTCTCTGgtgaaatatgaaatgaaaacttggaatttctttaaataattccGTCCTATTCACTTGTTTATTATTAGTCACAAATGATGTAGGTCATTAATATTGCAGCTGCTAAACGTTCTTGCTTACTGAACGTTCAGTACCCATTTATTAATCCATGGaaatagtattttttaatatactgttaatCAGGTGAGAGTGGTCTGATTTAGAAACGTTTCTCTAAGGCTAATCTAGCAGTTTAGTTGGTTTGAAACAGTAGATCTACGAGATGAGTGTTTATTAAAGTTCTCtatcaaacagtaaaataattagcaccgttaaaactatttactattagcaaaaattaatattgtagaaTTTATTCCTTTAGTAGGAATTACTGCATTATTGGGTTTCCTACGTCTTCTTGCACTCCTTCATCCACAAGCTTAAAAACCACCGTACCATTAAGCAGATTTCAAAAGACGTATATCTACCATTCAATCACATGTTATTTTCTGCAAAGGCATCAAGAATCGCGTTAAATGTGAGAAGCGGCTATCTGTAGTTTGTACACGATGTCCTGTTAAGCAAACTAAAAGGACATATCCGTTATAGAACCGACAAAACACCGTTTTAcatagtaattttaa of the Tachypleus tridentatus isolate NWPU-2018 chromosome 13, ASM421037v1, whole genome shotgun sequence genome contains:
- the LOC143237085 gene encoding LOW QUALITY PROTEIN: hepatocyte nuclear factor 3-alpha-like (The sequence of the model RefSeq protein was modified relative to this genomic sequence to represent the inferred CDS: inserted 2 bases in 1 codon), whose amino-acid sequence is MNSLQTMSSMTNTYSTTSINTGSSLTLNYTTEGFGPNIDSTSTNMTSTAIIDFMGPPVGMGISGGPSCMTQVPQTYPIGRMSSLCLEINDTTTQSCMNTVTGLNSMNVATVPSTEFFMCGRLGPSPSGTESVASSSNVPMGRGRPDKVYRRSYTHAKPPYSYILLITMAIQNCPSKMLTLSEIYQFIMDLFQYYQQNQQRWQNSVRHSLSFNDCFVKVARTQEKPGKGSFWTLHPDSGNMFENGXAKKRLKCQKKEVFRQAHKAIEQQQKQQSTESKIGVSPPHLKSADTSRKPPDNPSPYPPQHSGQIINSNQGQQHVVSSLPAKSQLLTVAINTDNYNCHERSLIDGSENHKLETTCCSPQINTNYSQYSGLDPHQFGLFTRGLTLSYHTSLWPRES